One window of the Vigna radiata var. radiata cultivar VC1973A chromosome 1, Vradiata_ver6, whole genome shotgun sequence genome contains the following:
- the LOC106759149 gene encoding FHA domain-containing protein PS1 isoform X1, producing MDSEKRAKGEEDEGEIPVLTVLKNNTILKNIFIVNKPPEEPAKASRGEHVDVLLVGRHPDCDLMLTHPSISRFHLQIGSKPSSRTFSVVDLSSVHGTWVSGKRIEPMVSVEMREGDALRIGVSSRVYRLHWIPISRAYELENPFVAQLDVVAEEEEEEEEEEEEEEKEEEEAASQEKFNDCPAEMEVDSVVEDISSLFPDENVKLTVEVDSIFEDISSLFLDENVKLTVEEGIHLAPWMLEEKKSPSQEEAIGTQISDGEKNLGDSVSQVLSPPYVESLVQGHGILTENLSETLCLPAVEAVLETKMLHYHTPHDTLSFPLRPGHENLFEKLNFNLSKETECEYECTERDDEGVVDAFPVPAPLDEKSLAEDVILPKESESQCALRDYRSRSDDFTAGGGNMDYVDMLPPVKEAVLGTLVEQIKIVDIDAIDSSSDIDKQDMYGSQSQLGKDKICHDRRHSLNEITQDVRNKCTGIISSPTSRQIESVNLSMTQELVFNIMNKDQTLQSDMEILESCVKALEKTSTNHNIWSRRGKANRAPQVRTRKSTVKNAAKVDAEVAMSKEKDIRNRTVAKNLFSVQDGEVEEEEIFTPDKENFSPNTLQKRLLKKDKVEEIKHSRSQSSRSLSKHQSESTVLRKMNQKDIINKTISKDLFSVSDGEKEEEFFAPDKENISPNTLQVRLLKKKGKVEEIKRSKSKRSPLSKGGIFNLYPNERTGKNTTISDDFISDLNGEEEEEEIVTPNKENFSPNTLQLHLLKNKGKVEEVKCFKCQKSPLSKGTCNPDMYQNESILNQNDTINSSISKGHFSDLAWEEEDEEVFTPDKENFSPNALKLRLLKKKDKVAEIKHSKSPWKENQKLQRKPFCSQINLAQEQHLVSSEDRVQRVPFQSLNSSSDKGKSNTFSPVSSAKSFLFSNCGQILDISGVPKKSSWDMIVDTTSLVNKESRKALQLLQGLKGTRLIIPRLVIRELDRMMRQFKIFRRTSEASLALEWIEECVVKTNWWIKIQSSADEGRLIAPTPPASPQSQFSEDSVTSLSYQKCMEIASPTLEDHILDFALLYRRNQNGQLVLLSEDIPLKIKCMAEGLLCEPVQEFRESLVNPFSERFLWTNSSPRGQTWSCKDDVVLRERYYRAPLCKSSKTTTASGLKLILLHNSKYGL from the exons ATGGATTCTGAAAAGCGAGCCAAAGGCGAGGAAgatgaaggtgaaatccctgtGCTGACGGTGCTCAAGAACAACACAATCCTCAAGAACATCTTCATCGTCAACAAGCCGCCGGAGGAGCCAGCAAAGGCGTCACGTGGCGAGCACGTGGATGTTCTCCTCGTGGGGCGCCACCCTGACTGCGACCTCATGCTCACGCACCCCAGCATCAGCCGTTTCCACCTCCAGATCGGCTCCAAACCATCCTCACGCACCTTCTCCGTTGTCGATTTGTCTTCCG TGCATGGGACGTGGGTGTCGGGAAAGAGGATCGAGCCGATGGTGAGTGTGGAGATGAGGGAGGGGGACGCGCTCAGGATCGGGGTTTCCAGTAGGGTTTACCGTCTACATTGGATTCCGATTAGTCGCGCCTATGAGTTGGAAAATCCGTTCGTTGCTCAATTGGATGTGGTTgccgaagaagaagaagaagaagaagaagaagaagaagaagaagaaaaagaagaagaagaagctgcTTCACAGGAG AAGTTTAATGACTGTCCTGCTGAAATGGAAGTGGATTCTGTTGTTGAGGATATAAGTTCTTTATTCCCGGATGAGAATGTAAAACTAACTGTGGAAGTGGATTCGATTTTCGAGGATATAAGTTCTTTATTCCTTGATGAGAATGTAAAATTAACTGTGGAAGAGGGGATTCACTTGGCACCTTGGATgctggaagaaaagaagagtccaTCACAAGAGGAAGCAATTGGAACCCAAATATCTGATGGTGAAAAAAATTTGGGTGACTCTGTAAGTCAGGTTCTATCACCACCTTATGTGGAATCACTTGTCCAAGGTCATGGCATACTGACAGAAAATTTGTCTGAGACTTTATGTTTGCCAGCTGTGGAAGCTGTTTTGGAGACCAAAATGCTGCATTACCATACTCCACATGATACACTTTCTTTCCCATTACGACCTGGTcatgaaaatttgtttgaaaagcTTAATTTCAACTTGTCTAAAGAAACTGAATGTGAATATGAATGCACAGAAAGAGATGATGAAGGTGTTGTAGATGCCTTTCCAGTTCCTGCACCTCTTGATGAGAAAAGTTTAGCCGAAGATGTAATACTGCCTAAAGAATCCGAATCCCAATGTGCCCTCAGAGATTATAGAAGCAGGTCAGATGATTTTACTGCTGGAGGTGGAAATATGGATTATGTGGATATGTTGCCACCTGTCAAGGAAGCTGTGCTAGGAACACTCGTTGAGCAGATTAAAATTGTTGACATAGATGCTATTGATTCTTCATCTGACATAGACAAGCAAGACATGTATGGATCACAGTCACAGCTGGGGAAGGATAAAATTTGTCATGACCGTAGGCACTCACTCAATGAAATAACTCAAGATGTTAGAAACAAGTGCACAGGTATCATTTCCTCCCCCACATCACGTCAGATAGAGTCAGTCAATTTATCAATGACACAAGAATTAGTTTTCAATATTATGAATAAGGACCAGACCCTGCAGTCTGATATGGAAATCCTTGAAAGCTGTGTAAAAGCATTGGAGAAAACTTCAACAAATCATAATATTTGGTCAAGAAGAGGTAAAGCTAATAGAGCTCCTCAGGTTCGAACTAGAAAGAGCACTGTTAAGAATGCAGCCAAAGTTGACGCTGAAGTTGCAATGAGCAAGGAGAAGGATATCAGAAATAGAACAGTCGCAAAGAACCTTTTCTCTGTACAGGATGGGGaggtagaggaagaagaaatctTCACCCCAGATAAAGAAAATTTCAGTCCAAATACCCTCCAGAAGCGATTATTGAAGAAGGATAAAGTAGAAGAAATTAAACATTCCAGGTCACAAAGCTCACGATCACTTTCAAAGCATCAAAGTGAAAGCACCGTTTTAAGGAAAATGAACCAGAAGGATAtcataaacaaaacaatttcaaaggaTCTTTTCTCTGTTTCGGATGgggagaaagaggaagaattcTTCGCCCCGGATAAGGAAAACATTAGTCCAAATACCCTTCAAGTGAGGCTTCTGAAAAAGAAGGGTAAGGTAGAAGAAATTAAAcgttctaagtcaaaaaggtcACCTCTTTCAAAGGGGGGTATATTTAATCTATATCCAAATGAAAGAACGGGAAAAAATACTACAATCTCAGACGATTTCATCTCTGATTTGAACggggaagaagaggaagaagaaatcgTCACCCCTAATAAGGAAAACTTCAGTCCAAATACCCTTCAATTGCATCTCCTGAAAAATAAGGGTAAGGTAGAAGAAGTTAAATGTTTCAAGTGTCAAAAGTCACCCCTTTCAAAGGGTACGTGTAATCCTGACATGTATCAAAATGAAAGCATACTGAACCAGAATGATACGATAAATAGCTCAATCTCAAAAGGTCATTTCTCTGATTTGGCTTGGGAAGAAGAGGACGAAGAAGTCTTCACTCCAGATAAGGAAAACTTCAGTCCAAATGCCCTTAAATTGCGGCTTCTGAAAAAGAAGGATAAGGTGGCAGAAATTAAACATTCCAAGTCTCCGtggaaagaaaatcaaaagttGCAAAGAAAGCCTTTTTGTAGCCAAATCAACTTGGCACAGGAGCAACATCTTGTGTCATCAGAGGACAGAGTGCAAAGGGTACCTTTCCAATCACTAAATAGCTCCTCAGACAAGGGAAAATCAAACACTTTTTCCCCTGTTTCTTCAGCCAAAAGCTTTCTTTTCAGTAATTGTGGACAAATTTTA GATATTAGTGGGGTGCCAAAGAAGAGTAGCTGGGACATGATTGTGGATACTACTTCTCTTGTGAACAAGGAATCAAGGAAAGCTCTGCAGCTTCTACAAGGCCTCAAGGGGACTCGGTTAATCATTCCAAGATTAG TCATAAGGGAACTGGACCGTATGATGCGACAGTTCAAAATCTTCAGAAGAACTTCAGAGGCTTCCTTGGCATTGGAATGGATTGAAGAATGTGTGGTGAAGACAAACTGGTGGATTAAAATCCAGAGCTCAGCAGATGAAGGAAGGTTAATTGCTCCAACCCCACCTGCTTCTCCCCAGTCTCAGTTTAGTGAAGACAGTGTAACTTCTCTTTCATACCAGAAATGCATGGAAATTGCTTCACCAACCTTAGAAGATCACATCCTTGACTTTGCTCTTCTGTATAGAAGAAACCAAAATGGACAACTTGTCCTACTCAGTGAGGATATCCCTTTGAAAATCAAATGCATGGCAGAG GGTTTGCTTTGTGAGCCAGTGCAGGAGTTTCGTGAGAGTCTAGTGAATCCATTCTCTGAGAGGTTCTTGTGGACCAATAGCTCTCCTCGAGGACAGACCTGGTCTTGCAAGGACGACGTGGTCTTAAGAGAGAGATATTATCGTGCTCCTTTGTGCAAGTCATCAAAGACAACAACTGCAAGCGGTTTAAAGCTCATTCTGCTTCACAATTCCAAGTATGGGCTGTGA
- the LOC106759149 gene encoding FHA domain-containing protein PS1 isoform X2 — MDSEKRAKGEEDEGEIPVLTVLKNNTILKNIFIVNKPPEEPAKASRGEHVDVLLVGRHPDCDLMLTHPSISRFHLQIGSKPSSRTFSVVDLSSVHGTWVSGKRIEPMVSVEMREGDALRIGVSSRVYRLHWIPISRAYELENPFVAQLDVVAEEEEEEEEEEEEEEKEEEEAASQEKFNDCPAEMEVDSVVEDISSLFPDENVKLTVEVDSIFEDISSLFLDENVKLTVEEGIHLAPWMLEEKKSPSQEEAIGTQISDGEKNLGDSVSQVLSPPYVESLVQGHGILTENLSETLCLPAVEAVLETKMLHYHTPHDTLSFPLRPGHENLFEKLNFNLSKETECEYECTERDDEGVVDAFPVPAPLDEKSLAEDVILPKESESQCALRDYRSRSDDFTAGGGNMDYVDMLPPVKEAVLGTLVEQIKIVDIDAIDSSSDIDKQDMYGSQSQLGKDKICHDRRHSLNEITQDVRNKCTGIISSPTSRQIESVNLSMTQELVFNIMNKDQTLQSDMEILESCVKALEKTSTNHNIWSRRGKANRAPQVRTRKSTVKNAAKVDAEVAMSKEKDIRNRTVAKNLFSVQDGEVEEEEIFTPDKENFSPNTLQKRLLKKDKVEEIKHSRSQSSRSLSKHQSESTVLRKMNQKDIINKTISKDLFSVSDGEKEEEFFAPDKENISPNTLQVRLLKKKGKVEEIKRSKSKRSPLSKGGIFNLYPNERTGKNTTISDDFISDLNGEEEEEEIVTPNKENFSPNTLQLHLLKNKGKVEEVKCFKCQKSPLSKGTCNPDMYQNESILNQNDTINSSISKGHFSDLAWEEEDEEVFTPDKENFSPNALKLRLLKKKDKVAEIKHSKSPWKENQKLQRKPFCSQINLAQEQHLVSSEDRVQRDISGVPKKSSWDMIVDTTSLVNKESRKALQLLQGLKGTRLIIPRLVIRELDRMMRQFKIFRRTSEASLALEWIEECVVKTNWWIKIQSSADEGRLIAPTPPASPQSQFSEDSVTSLSYQKCMEIASPTLEDHILDFALLYRRNQNGQLVLLSEDIPLKIKCMAEGLLCEPVQEFRESLVNPFSERFLWTNSSPRGQTWSCKDDVVLRERYYRAPLCKSSKTTTASGLKLILLHNSKYGL, encoded by the exons ATGGATTCTGAAAAGCGAGCCAAAGGCGAGGAAgatgaaggtgaaatccctgtGCTGACGGTGCTCAAGAACAACACAATCCTCAAGAACATCTTCATCGTCAACAAGCCGCCGGAGGAGCCAGCAAAGGCGTCACGTGGCGAGCACGTGGATGTTCTCCTCGTGGGGCGCCACCCTGACTGCGACCTCATGCTCACGCACCCCAGCATCAGCCGTTTCCACCTCCAGATCGGCTCCAAACCATCCTCACGCACCTTCTCCGTTGTCGATTTGTCTTCCG TGCATGGGACGTGGGTGTCGGGAAAGAGGATCGAGCCGATGGTGAGTGTGGAGATGAGGGAGGGGGACGCGCTCAGGATCGGGGTTTCCAGTAGGGTTTACCGTCTACATTGGATTCCGATTAGTCGCGCCTATGAGTTGGAAAATCCGTTCGTTGCTCAATTGGATGTGGTTgccgaagaagaagaagaagaagaagaagaagaagaagaagaagaaaaagaagaagaagaagctgcTTCACAGGAG AAGTTTAATGACTGTCCTGCTGAAATGGAAGTGGATTCTGTTGTTGAGGATATAAGTTCTTTATTCCCGGATGAGAATGTAAAACTAACTGTGGAAGTGGATTCGATTTTCGAGGATATAAGTTCTTTATTCCTTGATGAGAATGTAAAATTAACTGTGGAAGAGGGGATTCACTTGGCACCTTGGATgctggaagaaaagaagagtccaTCACAAGAGGAAGCAATTGGAACCCAAATATCTGATGGTGAAAAAAATTTGGGTGACTCTGTAAGTCAGGTTCTATCACCACCTTATGTGGAATCACTTGTCCAAGGTCATGGCATACTGACAGAAAATTTGTCTGAGACTTTATGTTTGCCAGCTGTGGAAGCTGTTTTGGAGACCAAAATGCTGCATTACCATACTCCACATGATACACTTTCTTTCCCATTACGACCTGGTcatgaaaatttgtttgaaaagcTTAATTTCAACTTGTCTAAAGAAACTGAATGTGAATATGAATGCACAGAAAGAGATGATGAAGGTGTTGTAGATGCCTTTCCAGTTCCTGCACCTCTTGATGAGAAAAGTTTAGCCGAAGATGTAATACTGCCTAAAGAATCCGAATCCCAATGTGCCCTCAGAGATTATAGAAGCAGGTCAGATGATTTTACTGCTGGAGGTGGAAATATGGATTATGTGGATATGTTGCCACCTGTCAAGGAAGCTGTGCTAGGAACACTCGTTGAGCAGATTAAAATTGTTGACATAGATGCTATTGATTCTTCATCTGACATAGACAAGCAAGACATGTATGGATCACAGTCACAGCTGGGGAAGGATAAAATTTGTCATGACCGTAGGCACTCACTCAATGAAATAACTCAAGATGTTAGAAACAAGTGCACAGGTATCATTTCCTCCCCCACATCACGTCAGATAGAGTCAGTCAATTTATCAATGACACAAGAATTAGTTTTCAATATTATGAATAAGGACCAGACCCTGCAGTCTGATATGGAAATCCTTGAAAGCTGTGTAAAAGCATTGGAGAAAACTTCAACAAATCATAATATTTGGTCAAGAAGAGGTAAAGCTAATAGAGCTCCTCAGGTTCGAACTAGAAAGAGCACTGTTAAGAATGCAGCCAAAGTTGACGCTGAAGTTGCAATGAGCAAGGAGAAGGATATCAGAAATAGAACAGTCGCAAAGAACCTTTTCTCTGTACAGGATGGGGaggtagaggaagaagaaatctTCACCCCAGATAAAGAAAATTTCAGTCCAAATACCCTCCAGAAGCGATTATTGAAGAAGGATAAAGTAGAAGAAATTAAACATTCCAGGTCACAAAGCTCACGATCACTTTCAAAGCATCAAAGTGAAAGCACCGTTTTAAGGAAAATGAACCAGAAGGATAtcataaacaaaacaatttcaaaggaTCTTTTCTCTGTTTCGGATGgggagaaagaggaagaattcTTCGCCCCGGATAAGGAAAACATTAGTCCAAATACCCTTCAAGTGAGGCTTCTGAAAAAGAAGGGTAAGGTAGAAGAAATTAAAcgttctaagtcaaaaaggtcACCTCTTTCAAAGGGGGGTATATTTAATCTATATCCAAATGAAAGAACGGGAAAAAATACTACAATCTCAGACGATTTCATCTCTGATTTGAACggggaagaagaggaagaagaaatcgTCACCCCTAATAAGGAAAACTTCAGTCCAAATACCCTTCAATTGCATCTCCTGAAAAATAAGGGTAAGGTAGAAGAAGTTAAATGTTTCAAGTGTCAAAAGTCACCCCTTTCAAAGGGTACGTGTAATCCTGACATGTATCAAAATGAAAGCATACTGAACCAGAATGATACGATAAATAGCTCAATCTCAAAAGGTCATTTCTCTGATTTGGCTTGGGAAGAAGAGGACGAAGAAGTCTTCACTCCAGATAAGGAAAACTTCAGTCCAAATGCCCTTAAATTGCGGCTTCTGAAAAAGAAGGATAAGGTGGCAGAAATTAAACATTCCAAGTCTCCGtggaaagaaaatcaaaagttGCAAAGAAAGCCTTTTTGTAGCCAAATCAACTTGGCACAGGAGCAACATCTTGTGTCATCAGAGGACAGAGTGCAAAGG GATATTAGTGGGGTGCCAAAGAAGAGTAGCTGGGACATGATTGTGGATACTACTTCTCTTGTGAACAAGGAATCAAGGAAAGCTCTGCAGCTTCTACAAGGCCTCAAGGGGACTCGGTTAATCATTCCAAGATTAG TCATAAGGGAACTGGACCGTATGATGCGACAGTTCAAAATCTTCAGAAGAACTTCAGAGGCTTCCTTGGCATTGGAATGGATTGAAGAATGTGTGGTGAAGACAAACTGGTGGATTAAAATCCAGAGCTCAGCAGATGAAGGAAGGTTAATTGCTCCAACCCCACCTGCTTCTCCCCAGTCTCAGTTTAGTGAAGACAGTGTAACTTCTCTTTCATACCAGAAATGCATGGAAATTGCTTCACCAACCTTAGAAGATCACATCCTTGACTTTGCTCTTCTGTATAGAAGAAACCAAAATGGACAACTTGTCCTACTCAGTGAGGATATCCCTTTGAAAATCAAATGCATGGCAGAG GGTTTGCTTTGTGAGCCAGTGCAGGAGTTTCGTGAGAGTCTAGTGAATCCATTCTCTGAGAGGTTCTTGTGGACCAATAGCTCTCCTCGAGGACAGACCTGGTCTTGCAAGGACGACGTGGTCTTAAGAGAGAGATATTATCGTGCTCCTTTGTGCAAGTCATCAAAGACAACAACTGCAAGCGGTTTAAAGCTCATTCTGCTTCACAATTCCAAGTATGGGCTGTGA